A stretch of Telopea speciosissima isolate NSW1024214 ecotype Mountain lineage chromosome 11, Tspe_v1, whole genome shotgun sequence DNA encodes these proteins:
- the LOC122646859 gene encoding EEF1A lysine methyltransferase 2-like: protein MAGIRWPPEGAKISHARVPSTVDLISDDDRSVAADSWSIKSDYGSTLDDEQRHVDASDALSTGTFRAASDYSSDKEEPDAEVEPSLLGLQSYWDATYADELANFHEHGHAGEIWFGAEVMDVVASWTKNLCIDIAQGRVHNLVNEVGSESVEQGTKDLSGWSILDVGSGNGLLLQELAKQGFSDLTGTDYSEGAIDLARSLADRGGFTSINFLVDDALETKMERQFQLVLDKGTLDAIGLHPDGPIKRMMYWDSVSRLVAPGGILVITSCNSTKDELVHEVDNFNQRRLASSQDPEIHKDQEACRDLTFQYVNHVQSYPTFMLEGSEGSSVATVAFLFN from the exons ATGGCTGGAATCCGATGGCCCCCGGAAGGTGCCAAAATTTCCCACGCGCGAGTTCCGAGCACAGTCGATCTCATTTCTGATGATGACCGCTCTGTTGCTGCCGATTCTTGGTCCATAAAGAGCGATTACGGAAGCACTCTGGACGATGAGCAGCGACACGTCGATGCATCTGATGCACTTTCCACCGGCACCTTCCGTGCAGCATCCGATTACAG TTCTgacaaggaagaaccagatgcTGAAGTGGAGCCATCATTGTTGGGTCTGCAGAGCTATTGGGATGCCACATATGCAGATGAACTGGCGAATTTTCATGAACATGGCCATGCTGGTGAAATCTG GTTTGGAGCCGAAGTCATGGACGTTGTTGCATCTTGGACCAAAAACTTGTGTATAGACATTGCTCAAGGTCGCGTGCACAATCTTGTTAATGAGGTTGGATCAGAGTCAGTTGAACAAGGCACCAAAGATTTGTCTGGCTGGAGTATACTCGATGTTGGAAGTGGGaatggtttgcttcttcaagaACTTGCAAAGCAAGG GTTCTCTGATCTGACTGGAACTGATTATAGTGAGGGAGCAATTGACCTTGCTCGAAGCCTTGCTGATCGGGGCGGATTCACTAGTATAAACTTTTTG GTTGATGATGCCCTTGAGACAAAAATGGAGAGGCAGTTCCAACTTGTTTTGGATAAGGGGACATTAGATGCTATTGGATTGCATCCTGATGGCCCTATCAAAAG GATGATGTATTGGGATTCAGTCTCAAGATTGGTTGCACCTGGTGGAATATTG GTGATTACATCCTGTAACAGTACAAAAGATGAGTTGGTGCATGAGGTGGACAATTTCAACCAGAGAAGGCTAGCATCCTCCCAGGACcctgaaatccacaaggaccaagAAGCGTGCAGGGATCTTACTTTCCAATATGTCAACCATGTTCAGTCATATCCAACATTCATGTTAGAAGGATCAGAAGGGTCGAGTGTTGCTACTGTTGCATTTctatttaattga